The Alligator mississippiensis isolate rAllMis1 chromosome 14, rAllMis1, whole genome shotgun sequence DNA segment atgcctcctcctgctcctcgtCCTGGTTCCAGTCCACCGTAGCTGGCAGCGCCTCGGTGGTCACACTCGGATCGGtgctcagctcccactgctgcgtagGCTCTTCAGTCCACATCTCGCTCgtgcttggggcagggaaggTCGTGGCCACATCAGGGCTCCCTGTGCCCTGGTCGAAGGGGTCGCCTTTGTTGCCGTAGAAGTAGCTGTAGTCGTCCTCCGGGAAGGTGAACACGTCCCCGCGGGTCACTGCGGGAAGCACACATGGACCCTTGCTGCAGATGTCCCAGGGACTCCAGGAGCTTGGTCCACGGGCACCAGAGCAGCTGGACTGGTGCCCACAGCATGAGCTGACGCTCCTGGGTCTCCAGCCAAACCCGCCGCCTCCTGCATGGCACAAGGGAGGACaaggccctgcccacacaggaGCTCCCGGGGCATGGGGTGGCAGCGGGTACCTTTGGTTTTGCAGACGCTGTTGTAGTcgctgcagcagctctggtagTACACGCACAGTGGGTCGCACTGGCATTTCATACTGGAGTTGAAGGCAGCGTCGCAGTGGCCCACGCACGACTCTGCACCAGAAGGGACCCGGCAGTAGGACTGACGTGGCTGGTGCTGTCTGTGGGGCTGCTGGAGCCCTCTGtgcccctccaccctcacccaccccaggggGGTGACTGCGGCAGGCCCTGCCCATGAATGACCCCacaacacaggggggtccccaCCAGTGCCCCACCACACCGGTCATGACCCTGCCGACATGTCCCCTAGCCCGGAGCTGCCCTCCCTTGCCCACTGCAGTATCCCACTGTCCCAGGTCCCCAAGTCCATGGGCTCTGTCCCCAACCCTGGCTGCCCGCTGGGACCAGGCAGTGCTTTCAGCGGGCCCGGTTGGAGGAGAGCAAAACCCACCTTCGGCGGCGAGTGCCACGCCAAACAGGCCCAGCAGCacggctgggagcagcagccccatggcacACGAGGGTCTGGGAGCACTGACTCTGACCCGGGCGGCTCGGGCAGGCTGGTGCGGTAGGGGAGccaccccctgctgcaccacccccTGTTTGCTTAGCCTGGAGAAGGCAAACACAGAGAGGTCAGCGTGGCCaccacagctccccacccagcccctcggCCTTgtgcagggagctccaggctctggggcctgcagGACCCCCTGGGGGCAGCTGCGAATGGACCTCATGTGGTGCAGGCACgaagcctccccaccctgggggcAGCCCCAAGCCAGAGCGGCACAGACCCTCCACACCCCAGCAACTTGAACCCTGTCTCAGGAGCCCTGCACAGGGACAGCAACAGCTGCcctctcagccctggccctgagctttGCAGACATGATCTGGAGGCAACCCCGAAAGGCCCCAagactggcagggcaggggtgggcagagcccagcagcgaCGTCGCTCACACCTCAGGAGTTTGGGACTCATCTTGGGACTTATGAAGGCTTGAAACTGGTGATGAGAcaccccccaaccaccaccaccacaccacaCTGGTTTGGgagccatgtgcagctgctgcccattGCAAGGGTCAGCAGGGTGCCCCAGCAGGGTGGAGGTGCCATCGGGTCCCAGCCAGGCAGAGCGGGGCTCACCGTGGGGCACTTTCACTGCTCCCCCCAGCGCAGCAGCCAAACAAAGCGCTGTGTATcttgctcccagcctgccccgctCCGGTTACTGGTTAACGTGACCCCAGCACCTTCGCCCAGCTCCCGATAACCGGCCGCGGTTGTTTCATCACAGGACAGGGAGTGCGAGGATCTGGAGTTCACTTGGGCTCGGCCTGCCCGCGTGCCCCAGGCCCGGGCTGCATCCTCGCACCGAGGCCTTGGCCCCCCAGCACCCAAGGCACCGTGCACACCCGCCTCCCAGGCTGTCCAGCTTCCTCTGCGGGGCCCAAGGggggctcccagctcccaggggctggaacaggggggctggggacaggtggCAACAGGAGCGCCCGAGGCCATGGTGTGGGGCACGGGACCGGCCAAAGCTGGGGGCTGAGGGCGGCACAGGCTCCCAGCGTTGTCAGAGCATCATCTGCCTGCTCATCCTCCTCCTCTTAGGATGTTGTTGCCATGGTGACAGGTCCTCCTTGGAGGGGCGGGGCCTGTGGAGGTGACATCACCCCCAGGGGAGGCGGGGGAGCGGGGCAGGCGGAAgcaggggggtgctgggagctTGGAGAAGAGGAGCTGGCACGGCCGAGCACTGCGGCTGCTACCCAGCCCAGCTCCGGCCCCagccctctctccttcccccttccccagtgctttgtcccagctgcctcctgcccctgctccatccctgcctgctccctccctccctccctcctccgcTGCAAGGGGCCAACGGCCGGGAcaaaggcagagcagccctggccagccTGTGCCCGTGCTCCCGGAAGGGGCCGTGCCCCGGCACAGGCCTGCCGGCGGGGCGGACCAGAGATGCTGCTGTAGGGGATGCCCATGGTTCTCACCCTCCTCGTCTCTGCCTATAAACTGTGCCAGTTCTTTGCCATGTCCTCCTCGGAGCAGCTGTGCGTGCCTCAGGATGCGAGCCCAGCAGGCtggtgggccaggctggggggcgCCCGGGAGGTGTCCCCCGGGGTGAGCACAGATGTCCGGGCAGCTCTGGACCGCATCCTGCCGCAGCTGCACTTGGCCATCTCCTCCCTGAAGCAAGCAGCCGGCCCCGCGGAGCTGCGAGGGGCCATCGCCACCATCTTCCAGCTGGTGGAGGAGGCCTGGGTGATACCCACGGTGGGCAGGGATGTGGCCAAGGCGCTGTGCGACGTGATCCGTCTGGAGGGGGGCCTGGACCTGCTGCTGAGCCTGCTCCACACAGCCGAGCTGGAGACCAAGTGCCATGCGGGGAAGCTCCTGGAGCAGATCCTGGTAGCGGAGAACAGGTGAGCGGGTGacgggcagggagaggggcaggggctgggcagtcgGTGGCCCAGGGTGGCCAGGCCCGACGGTGCCCGAGGGAACATCCTGCCCCGTGTTTTGGCCTGTGCCACATGCTGACCAGTGTCCAGGCctcagcagggtgctggggaCCCTCCAGACTCATTGCACAGTGCACTCCGCAGGGTGCTGTGCAGTGCACAGTGCCAGGGCATCCTCTGTGCCCTGGCTCCCTGGTCCGCGCCTCATCCTAGCAGAGCCAAGCACCAAGCCCTGACTCCAGCAGCGGCCGCTGCACAGGAGAGGGCGCCCGAGAGCCTTGCTGGCCGGCCGGGAGCACTTCCACCtcccaggccccaacccctgaGTCAGGGCgcggagctgccaccaccacgtCCAGCAGCTGTGCATGGCACAGCTGAGCCTGTCCAAGCAGGGACGAGGCCAAGCCCGGGCAgaaccctgctcctgggaagaGCCGGCTGGGCAGCTCAGGGCATGCTCAACGATACAGGGGGCTGCGGGCCCCTAGTGCCTTGCACCGAGCTCACACGACTTCCTGGGCCGGGGGCCAAGTTGGGGAGACGGTCCACCAAGAGGAGACCCGGTCTTTGGGAGGGCTTTGGTTCCTGCACCGTTACTCTGCCGGCTGGCAGACCTTGCTGAGCCGTGGCgccaggaggcaggcaggagcttGTCCCATGCAGACACCGATGTGCTCAGTGGCAGCTGCAATGTCAGCTCCGTTGGCGCCTGCCTCCCCAGACGGTGACCCCAGCACCCCCGGCACCatgcctgccagcagccctgaggctggggccGTGCTCTCGCCCTGTCCTGGGAGGATGGCTCTGGCCCAGAAGGCTCCATGTGGACGTGGCCCTTCCCGTGCCCGGAGCTCCTGAATGGGTCCTGCCCTGTGACGCCCCAGCCGCCCCGGCCTGCCCCGAAACGTGGCTGAGGccggctccctgcccctggctgcaccacATCCGCGGCTGTCTGCCTAGGtcctgcatgatccgggggcagGGCTTGGATGCCCTGCAAAGGACCCTGGATGCAGGCTCATGGGTTAGCTCCAGCCATGCTCAGCTCCCTCAACCCACCTCCTGTTTCCCTGGCACTGCCCACTCGAAGACTCTGCTGGTGCTAGTGcctgagaggcaggggcaggaacagggaGCAGGACATGTCTCACACCCCATCCCCAAATGggctgcagacccccagggagtccccaggcaggtgtggggggggcactTACAGGCGGGCCCCGGGGGCATCGGCTGTCCAGAGCCGTCCCTGCTTTtcgctgccaggctgagctcaaGGCCAGCGTCAGCTGCACAGAGCTTCCCAGAAGGGCCCTGCCAGGAAAGCGGGCCTGGCGTGCGTCTGTGCGACAGGGCAGGCGTCTGCTGGCTCCAGGAGCTGCCAGTCTCCTGGCCTGGCCCGCGTCCCGTAAGTGCTATTTCCAGCGGCTCCCTTGAGCACTGGTGAGAGACCCTTCCCTGCACTGCGGGGCAGGGGGATGCCTAGCCCAACTTGCACCCTGGGCAGACCCagtccccagcctccagccctgtgTGTCTGTaagggccctggctgtgggctgggcttgGGCACAGGAGCCTGCAGTCCAGCCATGCCAGCCCTTGAGCCAGCACCTCCACcgccccaggcccctgcaccaaAACCCACTCCCCGGGCAGTGGGTTCCCACCGCAACCCAGAGACAACGCAGCAGGGAAACGGGCTCAGGCAGGAGCTTCTTACTCAcgaaatgcagcagcagcaaggctgagACCCCCTTTTCCCTGTCTGTGTGGCCTGGCTCCTGGGGGGCACTCACCGCAGACCTCATCTCTCCTGCGTGTCTGTGTCCTGGGCTATGGGGAACTCTCCATGGCCCCTCTCCAGCCCTTTCTCCTGCTGTTGGCAGCCAGGCCACGGGGGCAGGCGCGTGGCccatggggccagcaccagctTCCTGATGCCAGATGAGCCAGGAGGCCCTGGTAGCACCATCCTCTGTGCCTTCGCCCGATTTTGACCCACTGCAATGTGCCGCATCTCCCCCTGCCAGGGACCGGATTGCCCGGATTGGCCTGGGTGTGATCCTGAACCTGGCCAAGGAGCGAGACAGCCCGCAACTGGCCCGCAGCGTCTCGGGCATCCTGGAGCACATGTTCAAGCACACCGAGGACACGTGCGGCCAGCTGATCTCAGATGGCGGCCTGGACGCCATCCTGTACTGGTGCCGTGGGACTGATCCGGTCATGCTGCGCCACTGCGCCATGGCCCTGGCCAACTGCGCCATGTACGGCGGGCAGGCCAACCAGCGGCTCATGGTGGAGAGGAAGGCGGCTGAGTGGCTCTTCCCGCTGGCCTTCTCCAAGGCGGATGAGCTGGTGCGCCTGCACGCCTGCCTGGCCATCGCTGTGCTGGCCACCAACAAAGAGATCGAGCGGGAGGTGGAGAGCTCGGGCACCCTGGCGCTGGTGGAGCCCTTCATCGCCTCCCTGGACCCCGAGCAGTTTGCCCACAACCTGCTGGGCAGCAGCGACAACAGCCAGGGCCGTACGGCCAACGACCTGCAACGCCTGGTGCCGCTGCTGGACAGCTCGCGGCTGGAAGCCCAATGCATCGCCGCCTTCTACCTCTGCACCGAGGCCGCCATCAAGACCCGGCAGAAGACGACCCAGGTAGAGCATGGCAGTGGGGCGGCCTCTGTAAGAGCAGGGGCTCCCCGCTCTGTCGTGAGTGTGGGGTGCACGGAGCAATCCGGGGGTGCGGGCTGGGGGTGAGCACGGCTGTGACCCTCCCCTTTGGCTGCCCCCAGATTTTCAACGAGATTGGGGCTACCCAGAGCCTGAAGCGGCTCGTGTGCTACTCAACTGGCGGCACCGTCTCGGCACTGGCCAAGAAGGCGCTGCGCACCATGGGCGAGGAGGTGCCGCGCCGGATCCTGCCCCTCgtccccagctggaagcccctcgaggtgcagacctggctgcagcAGATCGGCTTCAACCAGTACTGCCAGCGCTTCCTGGTAGGGTGCGGTCCACGGGGGACGtgcacacacacgcgtgcacacacacgtgcacacacggTCTGACTTGCACCAGTTTATAATCTGCAGTCACGCCACCCAGAGCGACAGCTATGCCTGACCTCAGCCAGATGGCAGGGATGGTCTAGGAGAGGTAGCCGCCCTTGGCCACATGGCCTATAGCCCTGCTCAGGCATCCGGGGTGTGGGCCGTATCTCACCGAGAACCCCTGGAATTGTCCAGCCGTCCCATCCGTGCCCCCAGGAGCAGAGGAGCCTGCAGGGGCTGGCATGGGTTTGAGggcttcctcctctctgggtggTAAAGACAATTCCCGGTGCCCGCTCCCCTCCatgcactgcctgccccacatgcaCCCCACAACAGGCCCCAGGGATGGCGCTGAGCCCCCTCCTCTCTTGGCAGGATCACCAGGTGGACGGGGACCTGCTGCTTAAGCTGACAGAGATGGACCTGCAAGAGGACCTGGGGATGGTTTCCAGCATCACCCGCAAGAGGTAGGAGCCCAGGGCTCAGGCAGCTCGTGCCGCAGTGACCAGGCAGCTCGTGCGAAGCAGACAGCTGGGAGCCTAGGCTGGGAGAGGAGCCCTGGCCATCCCAGTGTCCCCCTCCTGGGAAGGGTCCCTGCCAGGACAGACTCTGCTTTCCAGGGGCCGGAGGGAAGACAGCGCTCAAGGGAAGGGGTGATGGGGCTGAGAGGAGGATCTCGGCATGTGGAGGAGCAGGTTGGGAGCCCGGTGCATAAAAAGCTGCAGATTCACCCAGGTTTCTGCTTCTGCACGGCATCCTCTGCCCCTTGatgctgccacagccagccagctgcctgcacatcCATCTGTCCACCTTTGTCTTCTCCAGGCACCTGGGCACCCTTTTCTCTGTCCAGATATGAGCCGTGTCCACCCAGGAGCTACTGGTGCCCACCTGACGCAGGGCCTCGGGCACTGTCCTCCTCTGTTGTCTTGCCAGGTTTTTCCGGGAGCTTGTGGAGCTGAAGACGTATGCGAACTACTGCACCTGCGACCGCAGCAACCTGGCCGACTGGCTGGGCAATGTGGACCCCAAGTTCCGCCAGTACACGTACAACCTGGTGACCTGCGGCATCGACCGCAACTTCCTGCACCGCGTGAccgagcagcagctgcaggaggactGCCACATCGACCTGGGCTTCCACCGCGTCCGCATCCTTTGTGCCGCCAGGGGTACGGGCCTGGCCGGGGGGGCACACAGGAGGCATGGCCATTTGGGGGGTCACTATTCACTCTCTGCTGATGTTTCCTCTTGCATCTAGAAATGCttcactcccccctgccctgcagtggctGCAAATCCACCTCCAATGGGCCTGACGTCTTTATCAGCTACCGGCGCAGCACAGGGTCACAGCTAGCCAGGTGGGTGAGTGCTGAGCCCAGGTGAGTGGCCCACACTGCCCAGGCATCCTCCGTGGACACGGGGAAGGAGCAGCATCTGGAGGGGGCAGCGAGGGGGAGTCAGccccattctgcctccctgaatGCTGGTGggtcccttctccttccccttgcaCAGGGCTGGGTGCAAGGCCCACTCCTACCCCCTGGTCAGtgccagccctgggtgcccacaTCCTGCTctgctgcaaggggctgggacagtggctGAGCTCTCAAAGGCTGCACCTGGCTTGtggaagctgctgcctgctcttccATCTCCCAGTGTCTCCAACTGACGTGGCTGGAGCAGGGTTGGAGGACAGGAGCCTGAAGGGTACCCTGGTGATACCCTGTCTCCCTCACTCCAGCCTGCTGAAGGTCCACCTGCAGCTGCACGGCTTCAGCGCATTCATCgacgtggagaagctggaggCTGGGAAGTTCGAAGACAAGCTGATCCAGAGCGTGATGAGCGCCCGCAACTTTGTGCTGGTGCTCTCCCCGGGCTCACTGGACAAGTGCATGGCAGACCCCGAGTGCAAGGACTGGGTGCACAAGGTGAGGTGGGTGCTGCCACGGCCCTTTCCCCGGGTGGCACCGTGGGAGTagagggcaggaggcagtggcaccatgggctgagctctgtgcctcccttcccttcccttccgcaGGAGATCGTGACAGCGCTGAACTGTGGGAAGAACATCGTCCCCGTGACCGACCACTTTGAGTGGCCTGACCCACAGACACTCCCTGAGGACATGAGGGCCGTCCTCAAATTCAATGGCATCAAGTGAGCCGTGTGTGGGAAACGTGAGCCAAAACTGGGCACGGAGGCTAGTGGGGGCCTCAGGGCTGGACATAAGGCCTGGGGGacacagctgcctgcttccccggTGCACACAGCCTGTCTGGACCCCGCACACCTCTCCTGGTCCCCCCAAAATGGTTGCCTCTCCTTGTCATGTCAGGCTCTGGGGAATCGGTAGATGGGCCTAAGGCCCCTGCTCTCCTCCAGCCCTCGCCTTGCCCCTAGCCAGCTCCCTGCAAGCTGTTCTccaagctctgctccctgccaggctgggccccCAGGCAGGAATGGAGAGGGGGTGTCCCCTTGGCTCTCGCGGCCCCACGTTGAGCTCCCCGGGGGCATCTCCCATGCTCTCCAGACAGCACAGCTGAGTCCGCTTTCCCCCAAACACAGGTGGTCCCACGAGTACCAGGACGCCACGATCGAGAAGATCATCCGCTTCCTCCAGGGCCGCTCATCCCGGGACTCCTCCGCCGGCTCTGAGAACAGCCTGGAGTGCGTGCCACCCCTGGCGCAGACCTAGCGCTGCCTGAGCCACCGCCACCAGTTTCCTGGAGGAGCCCCGGCTGCGGGGCCAGATCTTCCCTCTAGACCTCCTTTTCTCCAGCGCTGCACAGCGCGCCCCGCTCTTCCCCCGcacaggaccctgcctgctcccttggctTGCGGGACACTGCGAGAgaacaggcacttggctgggggcacccccaccctggctctggGGCCAACCCCTGGCTCTGCAAAACCAGCCCCTGCGTTCCCCGCCTGGTACAAACGGAGCCAGCCTAGACTGCCAGTGGCCCAGCTGCTGTCCCAGGACAGGGCagtctgttccctgccttcctcgGCGCTGACCCACGCCCCTGGGCATCCCACTCTGGAGggtgcaggcactgcccagtcgAGGCTGCAGGGCCAAGACAGGTGCCCAtgaaggaaggggctggggcgaAGCCGCAGCGAGGAATCTCTATGCTGTGCCTACAGACCACTGCCGGCAGCCTCCATCACCccgcagctccagctccctggctcctgcagccccataCCAGCGCCCCTGCCACGCATGGGGGAACATCGCTGCAGCcggcagctgagcagcaccacAAGTGCCAACGGGAGGCGAGCGGCAGGCAGGGCGCAGCCGGTCCCCCAGcagaacccctgcccctgccgcggGCTTCCTCCTACCTCCTCGGGGCCTTGCAAGCGGGATAAGCTGTATCTCCCCATCGTGCCTTTACCCCACCAGTCCCCTGTAGCACCTTGTTCCAGATCAGGTAGAGCCTTTTCCAGGGGCCTTTACCAAATGCCTCTTGTGTTTTTTAAAGGTCAGGTGATGTCGCTGCGCTAGCCACAGCGGTGCCCTTCTCCGCTCACATGCTGGGTGCCAGGGGCAGgcgggaagcccagtgtggggcaggatgATGCGTGCTTCTACGTTGTGCCCCGGGCCCGCTGCACAGCACCAAGGAGCTGGACCGTGCTGGGGtctcactcttgctcccgctgCTCATTGGCAGCATAATATTGCAGCGCCTGCACTCACCTGGCACCTGCATGCCTGGCCTTTGGCCCCCGACAGGTCCAGCGAGCCTGGCTCATGGTGCTTTGAGCGGGAATGAGGGTCCCCCTCCAGCAGCATCTTGGGTCCCCTCTGGCCTGCAGAGGTTGGTGCCCCATTGCTGGGGCAGAGCTTGCTGTCCATaccctgtgccccagggctcagagAGCAGGAGGTGTCCTTGGCATGGAGGAAACCCCA contains these protein-coding regions:
- the SARM1 gene encoding NAD(+) hydrolase SARM1, which produces MPMVLTLLVSAYKLCQFFAMSSSEQLCVPQDASPAGWWARLGGAREVSPGVSTDVRAALDRILPQLHLAISSLKQAAGPAELRGAIATIFQLVEEAWVIPTVGRDVAKALCDVIRLEGGLDLLLSLLHTAELETKCHAGKLLEQILVAENRDRIARIGLGVILNLAKERDSPQLARSVSGILEHMFKHTEDTCGQLISDGGLDAILYWCRGTDPVMLRHCAMALANCAMYGGQANQRLMVERKAAEWLFPLAFSKADELVRLHACLAIAVLATNKEIEREVESSGTLALVEPFIASLDPEQFAHNLLGSSDNSQGRTANDLQRLVPLLDSSRLEAQCIAAFYLCTEAAIKTRQKTTQIFNEIGATQSLKRLVCYSTGGTVSALAKKALRTMGEEVPRRILPLVPSWKPLEVQTWLQQIGFNQYCQRFLDHQVDGDLLLKLTEMDLQEDLGMVSSITRKRFFRELVELKTYANYCTCDRSNLADWLGNVDPKFRQYTYNLVTCGIDRNFLHRVTEQQLQEDCHIDLGFHRVRILCAAREMLHSPLPCSGCKSTSNGPDVFISYRRSTGSQLASLLKVHLQLHGFSAFIDVEKLEAGKFEDKLIQSVMSARNFVLVLSPGSLDKCMADPECKDWVHKEIVTALNCGKNIVPVTDHFEWPDPQTLPEDMRAVLKFNGIKWSHEYQDATIEKIIRFLQGRSSRDSSAGSENSLECVPPLAQT